A window of Ictalurus punctatus breed USDA103 chromosome 21, Coco_2.0, whole genome shotgun sequence genomic DNA:
acgatatctcagaaaagtgtatcgcgtgatcatttatcacgatatcgatattatatcgatatatcacccagccctactgtcattgattattttcctagaacaacaCGTCACAgcgtgctttattccttacatattactCCATTATTCATTTGATTATTTAGTGATTACTTTATCTGTGGTTTTGTCCTTTTATGATTGTATTTcccttttaatgttttaatgttttcattttatccttttatttcatgttatttaTATTCTGTTTGGATTTAGCTAAAGATTGTGTACGGCACTTGCTGtcttttaaatgtgatttataaataaagGTGTCGTGACTAACTCTGAATGTGAGTGGGGGGAACCAAAAGATGGACTTTTAACTCTGATCAATTTTCCCTACACAACCATAAATAACAGTTCTGTGTTCAGAAATTTGATTTAACAACGCTTTAAGCTGAAAGAGGCGAGCGGGACGCGGGCAGGGGGTCGGTGTGGGTGGAGCTGTTTTGCTATTTGACCCGATTTCATCTCGGTTTCGTTTGCGGGATTTCACCAGATGACCTGAGGGTGTGCAGATGGTAGTGCTTAAAGTGAGACACAAGAAGGCCAGTGaagtgagggaggaagggaatgacgggggcagagagagagagagagagagagagagagagagagagagagagagagaaggaaagacacagagagacagagagagagagagacagagagagagagagacagagagacagactgaggcCTCTGTTTAGAAAATGGTCATGCATGCACTTTTCCTTTAGCACAGTCCTTCTCCTTTCTCTAGCACGGTCTATATTTGGCACTGAGAGGGAGTGAAGTAGAAgagattatataaatataatgactGAGAAGAGGAGGGcgtgctacacacacacacacacacagatcctaAAAGGCAGCTCGGTGTACATGTAGGTCCAGTGTTTGGTTTCTCGGTTTGTTAcatgtttgtctgttttggagAACTGAAATCATATAAACTTTTTTCCACGCTATATTCTACACGTAACCGACCATGAGAGTACACTCTCAAATAAAAAGGTACTAAACGGTACCATTCGGTATCTCTGTACATCTTTTATACCTTTAATTCGCATCCTTCACCTAGAAAGGTGcgtttaaagctttttttttttttttttttttttttaaagagagaaaaCCTTGAGGTCTATTTAGGCTATGTgcctcaaaacatttttaaaggtgCTTTTCATATCCACGTTTCCTGGTGAAAGATACATATTAAAAAGGTACCGTTGAGGAAACCACACCATCGTtcacacaaaaaagaaatctCTTCAAATTCTCAACTGACTGTGAGGATGTTCACTGAAAGTACGCTCGTCCAAAGTAATTAGAGGGAAAGTGCGGACATTCTTGAAGCTTTATCTGCCTTCACCCCCTCCTCTTCTACACTTCACTCCAATACTGAAGCCaggcgtctctctctctctcacacacacacacacacacacacacacacacacacactcatttcacATTACTACGTATTAAAGTGAATGTTAAATCAACCATAATCCAGTGTGCAGTCACTGTAGTGTTTGATGATGAATAAACATCAGCACAatttaatgagagagagagaaaaaacatccaaaacacTGAGATGCTCACGGTCGTAGACGTGCGGCAGGTGAGATTTGTCAATCCCAATCTGTGTCATGGCAGCATTCGTGATCACTCACACCTCCATGGCGCAGCACATAAAGAAAACAGCATGCAAAATCTAATGAAGATAAgaacattttcacattattaAATAAGATCGAATTGCCTAATTAGGCTCCACTATGGACCCTTAATCAAACCTGTGTTGGTTCTGTATTAGGATAAAATCAGGATAGATAATAAAGCCATTCTACTATAggttaatacaaaataaataaataaatacatacatacatacgtcaATAGAAACAACAATTATTTCTATTGAATCCAATATTCAATATTGATTTTTGGACTACCAATCTAAAACTAACACATTAGTAATTAAATTAAGTAATGTGTACCGATTAATTAGTTCTCCTTCTTAAACACAAGTGACAATAaggagttttaaatgtttaagaaaaGTTTTTCACCTTCTCCAGTCGCTCCAAGGATGtcgttttatttcttctttctcctctaAAAGTCGTGATTTCTGATCTCTGTGCacaaatcctctcagaaatactgtacacaccacacactctcCTACACACCTGATAAACAGGTGATATTCATACAGTCCTGATGAAAAAGTCTGAGGATAAAACGTTACAGCAGCAGAGAGGCAGAAGCATATGCGTTTTTGTTACCAAATGCAACGGACAGGAgtgtaataacacacacacacacacacacacacgcgcgcgcgcacacacacaaaatctgcGCATGCGCGCCACCTGCTGGTCATTAGGGAAATTACACCAAGCTGCGTCGGAGTTTGCGGGTTAAACAGTGTGTCAAGGGAGAAAATATTGGCACACTCAAACAACACTCATTCCTTTACATAAACTCTAAACTCACTTTAACTGGCCCATGCCACTGTCACAGCTGTCACTGTCgcaaacacacacttcatacataGTGTGGAAAATAttgaaataactttttttttctttgttgataCACAGGTACAAGAAAGTGTTAgtccaaaaaataaaaccaaaaaagtTTAACTACATTGTTGTGCAGGTTGTGACGTGAATGAGTCACACATGTGCAGTAACacagaggggtgtgtgtgtgtgtgtgtgtgtgtgtgtgtgtgtatgaactgccaagctgctatTTATTCCTCCTGTTTGATGCCTGCTACATTGACAGGACATAAATTCCTGTTTACAGCTCCAGTCTGCAGATATTAAAGCAGCCAAAGGTTGTGAATCATTTAAACCTTTTGGCCAGGGTCGTGTATTTAAAAGTGACAACTGACAGACTCGAAGTGATCCAGCAGTACAGGGACGCAGTGTAGAGTACACCCAGTTATTCTACTTATGGATGGATGTTCAGCTTCTAGTCTagagtaaatatatttataaaaccaCAAAGTTTGGAATTAAAGAAAGAAGTTTAAAGGATTGTAGGTGCTGAgacatccagggtgtgttcagccagtattcccaggataaGTTGACCAGGAGAAAGCGGATAATTGAAGAACGAATGAGGTGGATTTAGTACAATAACTAGAACTTTAATTAGGACAGACATTATTTCTGTTTAAACTCGAGAGGACACAATGAGCCTTccagcaaatatatatataaaaaagttgtaTTGGATATCGGAGAAAACGTCTCAGATATCagatcctgtaacaaatggTGAAGACTGAAATGggatttggaaaagaaatgcatttttatcatttgaaacatttacatataaagagacttgactgtttttttttttatttctatcatTTTGTTTGGAttgatttgattatatttactgtgtaagtggttggcacatttgcctcgcCCCTCCGGGGTTAGGGGTGGAATCTCACCTCTGTCCTGTTTGTGCAGAGCTTGcgtgttctcctcgtgctttggggtttcctcagggtacaccggtttcctcccccagtccagagacatgctgCAGGCCGATcggcattttaaaaaattgtgtgtgagattgtgccctgcgatggcttggcaccctgtccagggtgtactccctGGTAGACACTTCAGGCTCCTCGCGACCCTGTGTATGATACgcgctacagaaaatggacggatggatgcaagtgttttagtttaaaaaaatacattatgaaGCTTAGTAACatctaaagaaaacaatattagaTGGATATCTGTAACAGCTAATGCTAAAGTTTCAGGATCAGtatcaaaaaggaaaaaaatcccCACTTATTCTTTTTCGCCTTTTGTTTTCTGATACCACAGTACCATTCTGATATTGTAAACATTGCATAAATATCTGATAATACAGTATAGTAAAGTATAAAgcacaaatataataaaataaaattttccgAATTTGAGTTCAATCTTTGCCATTTGTTCCTGGATCCAATGTCCAGGCCACTGTTTTGTTCTGGTATCGACCCGATACTGATACTGTTTTGGATCTGTGCcatctctaaatattatgtACAGGTTTCCATATCAGAAAGTAGAACCTTTAATGATCCGACACACCCTGAAAGAACCCTTTTTAAATACAAGCTTGGATCTTCTAGAGTACACATTAAATCTGCATTATGTTATAACTTCCGGGGAGTGCTCGAGCTCCAAAGCACTCAGGGCGTTGGGAGATTTCACCGAAACTCTTTAAGGGTTAATTTAGCGCTGAAGGTGTAAAATCTGCGTAATACAGTTATATGAGTTCTCACGCAGCTCCTTAGTTCTCGTTAAGAATATGAAACTTCCTCTCGTCGTCCGTTGCTGACCTTCTGAGGCGTCAGAGTTGGCCGGATGACACGGCTGATGAAGTTCTGCCACCGTCACGTCAACCTATAAACCGCCCCTGCTTAAGGAAATGAATTAAGTGGGCAACCTGCCGAGGCTCAACCCCTCCCACTCCCGATACACAGCGCGCGCACTCACACCTGAGCTCGGCTGATTTATGAGCGAGGCTGGACGTCCTGACGCGTGCAGCGTTGCACACGCGCTGTTTTTATTACTCTATTTACTCACATGGCTCTGGATTTACAGTGCGCACCGGGATCCAGCAGTGACAcatgatgaaataaaaaaaataaattaaaaaaaaaagagagggagaggtgatGCTAGGGATGGGACAGGTGATATGACACCTCGTGGAGTAGGCTATATAAGGCCTTGCGTTTATTAGCCTAGAAAGACAGAGCGTGTGTTTATCATCAGCTGAAGTGATGCTCTGTAAAGCTGTCCTGTCCTGCGCTCTGCTCCTCGCAGCTCTGGAGCCTCTTCTCACACACTCGGCTGGCATGCCCTACACGGGGCCTGGTGAGTcctacgcgcacacacacacacacacacacatacacgcgcgCGCAACTGATGAATAGGTGTTACGCTGTACCTAATAAAGTGAATGGTTGTCTCAGTATCAGAAGAGGAGCAGGTGTTGAGTCCAGACGAGATGTCTTACTCCGAGCAGGCGTTCCTGTCTCAGGGCTCAGCGGGAATCGGTTTCCCTTCCTTCCTCGCAGGAGACAACATCAGAGAAGGTGAGCCGCTTCTACCAGCGTTATAACAGTGCGATTACACCGTCATCACACGATTTATTCATGCCGTTTAATCCGACTGTTTACACTTGCTTGGATGTTTACGCAAGATCTTTATTGCACTCAATCTGTGTTATTCTGTTATGTATAGAGTATCAGGAGAAACCAGCTCGGTGCTTTTTAAGACCTGAACTCACAAGACCTCTATtagataattaaatataaacacaggcAGTTATGGTGGCTTTTCAAAACTTAAGTTCAAATTCAGATTAGTGTATGAGCACAGAGAAGGTCTATCTTAAATATCCCTCAAAGACTGCACAATCCATTAAGAAAAAACATAACACAGAAATatatccatctccatctccttAATCTCTTCATGAATCAGTAACtcacattatattatatcacaCAATATTATCTTTACAATTGTTTTGTCTTCATcttaaaacaacaaacaacaacaacaacaaacaaacaaacctcaaATTCATTCCAGGACTCAGTTTTGCATTTATGGCAATTTCTCTGAATGTGTTATAAAGTTTCCCTTTATAGAGTCATCCTTCCCAAATAATagtaagaataataattttaaaaaatgttaaacgattcaacaaataaaaaatagtgttgTATGAACGTAGGCTTCTTCACATAACCTGTAACACAGAGTAAATGATTCCTGAGGAATaagtcattttaataaataatcttaGCCATCAGACCTATATAAAGCGCATGTCCTATAATTTATGGTAAATTTATTTGTCTTTACTAAACATTGTATGGAAAATGCAACCTTTATTTATTGTAGCGGCTAATAAAGAAGATGAAGTATCCTTGAGGTTCACGTCCAACAAGAGGCTTTTTCCGGTTCTAGTTATTCGATTGGATGTTTAACGATACAATTATTGATCAATTTATGAAAAACGAACAATagtgtaaataaacataaagGACAAAAGATTTTTCAGGAATAATGATGCAAGCTAGTTTGTTTTTGGTTAATGTAATTCCTGTACATGATGATGTAAAAATAACACCCAGCGCAACAGCGCCACCTACACCGGTGCTTGATATTACCCAGATGAAAATAACTCAGAAACAACTTGacattcacaaaataaacaaatacttcCAAATGAAATTGTTTTTGGGAAAATATTTATGCCTGTTTAACCGATCTGCTATTTTCTGCGTATCGCAGTAATGTAACGTCTCTGCTCTTTCTCTCACAGCTCTCAGAACAGCCGGATTCGTTCCCAGACAAGTGGTCAAAGAGGTACatcactttttttaaatgtcattttgagAAGTGAAAAATTctcattaaaacaaaatggagCAAAACCTGATCTTACACTTGTCTGATCTCGTCTTGTCGTACAGGCGCTGACAGAAAAGCCCTGGTTGGACCCTCTCAGCCGTTTCCTGGGTGGCAGGAAACAATACCGGAAGCGTGGGGGAAACTCTGAGTGCTTCTGGAAGTACTGTGtctgaaaataaatcaaacaaaataaaaggctgccacacacgcttttACAATGGCCTAGGAAAGACTGTGTATAAGTAGACTTATCGGATTTTGCACATCCACCTTTGGCACAggtgtaaatacagtaaatagTGTGTATAACAACATCAATAAATCTATGTTTCAAAAATTGCTgtctcctctttctttctttctctgtaatgtataaaataataatcgtACATGGCGCTGTGGTGAATTGATTCACAGGACAACGGGAAGAGGTGTTTGGATTCACTGTAGTCTTTAATTTAGAATTCATTCAAGAGGTCACAAAATACGTCCCTGAATTCAAGACAaacattttcatcatttttcttttcctccaaaATACATAGCATGTTATGTACATACATTTTGGCTAAAAACTGTACAAAATACCCTGTTTTTCTGTCCACAAGaccgtaaaaaaaaagagatcatTATGTGCTTGACAGTGTTCGTCCTTCAAAGTGCCGAGCTGACcgaccccccccaccccgacTCTCGGATTTTACACTTTCAAGGCCGTATTACAACATGAGCCACAAATCACGGCAACTCTAATTAAACACTTAACCTCTAacacagaggaagaaaaaaagaaaagaaaacgtcACCAGAGAACACCCTTTCCAAGCAGACACAATTTTGCTGGCATAACGTTAATAAATAAGGAAAAGGGGTGACGGGGGGTCAGGTTACGTCGTAACGTGGTGACGTTTCAATGACCTGGATTATTCTACGGAtcggatttttttctttttctttttttttcttcaaattaaATCGACCAGAACTGGCTTCAAATCCCAGATGGGTCACCCGTCGTCCGTACGTGACATCTCGTCAATAATTTTCTCATTGATCATGTTATGTAGCATTAAACATTCACCAAGAGCTCCTTAAAATACTAAAAAGCCACGAGTTCAGGTGAGCATCACTTTGAAAGCTCTCTCCTCTACCAGTTCTTTTTGgggattataaaaaaaaaggacctgAGTTTGGGattaaattcaaaaagtggacTACATCTAAACTATCTAAAATATCACTATATAACTATTAAAAATCACTAtatttataaaaagaaaaaaaagtgctgatTATCAGTTTGAGTGCATGTAAGGTgcataatcataatcatttttatatgtattttcttATAGGATAAAATAAAAGGTGGTGGATTTGGGTTAATAACGACGGACAGCAGAGCCGAAAAGCCGTGCAAAAGGAACCGAGACCAAGACGCTGATTAtccgctttaaaaaaaaaaaagaaaaaaaaaagagcgatTCTCCCAAGTATAAAGTGTATACAGGTATAAGACTGGTGCATTTAAGGGCGAAACGCTCAGGATACGGTACACATGCCGTGGTGGTTTGGAATCGAGACACCAGACAGaaggacaaaaatataatcacaGCTTAAAGCATCAATAGACAGTGCAACTGGATTTTAGGAGATCGGCCACATCAGAGCAAGCAAAATGATCACGAAAGGTAATCACACCGGTCAACACCAACCGATGTACACGTCAGGCTCCGAGGGTCACGTCCTCATATAAAACACAGTGAAACCCAAACTAGAGCTGCAACTGTACAAATATAAGCACAGAAGAAATcattactgaaataaatgtcagTTTTGCTGTACGGTAAAAAGATTCACAGTTGTGTGGTTCCAACGTTCGGAACAAACGAGGTTTGAGTGGGTTCTCGGGTTGTTCTTGTACTGACGAGATGCCTGACATGTCATCACGTCAGGTCACCTAATGGCAGTGACACAAACTCCGCCTCTATCCTCCCCCTTTACCAAGTGCCCAGACTGTAACAATGATTCTGCTCTGTGAAAAAGGGGGCAGAGTTTTTAACCCAAAGTGCTAAGGGAAGCAGCTTCAGGTGTCAGAGGCGGGGCTGGTGTCCTCTGAGGGGCAATCCTGGGCAGTTGAGCTGTCTGGAGCGGGCAGTCTGGGAGAATGGGCCGCCGCGTCACTTCCTTCCAAAACAGCGGGGTTACAGTTCACACATCCCTGAAAAACACAAGGAATATATGATTATTTGCTCTGTGAAAATAACCTGTCAAAACTGGCAccctttatttacaaaaaaaaccaacccccaaaaaaaacatgtttatggAGCCACTTACTCGTGTGTTTATCTCCTCTGGTACATTGTGATGGTGGATCCAGGAATGTACCTCAGCCAGCTCCTCCTTCTGGCCTGGAGTGAACCACGGCTGCATGGGCTGCAGGAGGAGCAGCTTCTCCCGGTCCTCCTTCAGAACCTGTGCCTGGTCCCTGTACACAAGTATACACATATAAAATAACATAACGCCCATGCTCACACTCGCACAcctacacatactgtacatacagacacacaacacacacacacactttttgtcTGCATAAAGGCAACTAGTGAGATTTGACTTCCAGTTAGGAGAGTCCGAATAAGAAGGCGCTCGGTCAGTCTACATCTCCATCCATAAACTGTGTTAAGTCACCTCAGCCAGCTGATTAGCAGCGGTCTCATTGTGAACCGTCACCTGGATTCACCTACCTCAGGGGAAACAGGGTGGACAGTGCAATGAGACAACTACCTCGGCGAGAGTGACTGGCCGCGCTAAACTCTTTCCCCTGTGGACAGAGATGACCCAGACAGTAATGTTCCTTTCATGTTCTCGCACGAGTGACAAGGCGCTCCGACTGACAGAGACACACCCTACGGGCCTGCCTGGGCTCCGGTACCTGGGACGGATCTGATAGGTCATCATGACCGGCTCCGGTGTGTGCTGGATCATGGTCCAGAGCGAGTCCTCCATGCGTTTGTCGAAGCCGGAGCGCTCCGGTGCATCCTGGCTCTTCCTGGCCTTACGGGACGTGTCTGATGAGTCGTTGCTGGCGAAGTacttgctgctgttgctgctgctgcctgTCAACAGCCGGATGTGTGGGTCAGTTCAAACaagcacaacaacaacaacaacaaagacacACAGCATGGAGTGAATGAAACTGGAATAAAATCAGGACCTGTAGTGCGTCCACTGCTTTTGCGTTTGCTGTGTTAAGTTAAGCCACGCCCCCAAATCACTGCCATGATAAGGAGACACCGCCTTACCCAGACCGGTTTGGAAATCTGTATGTGATTTCGTTCTGTACCTGTATGGCTGATGGAGGTACCGTTGGAGCCCAGGCCTGAACCTGAACCCAGAGAACCCCCTGATTCTCCAGATCCGCTACCCGAGGCGTTGGAGCCGGTCCCGGAGCGAGCGTCCTCTTGCAGCAGCAGGTCCATCAGCACGCTAGAGGTGGACTGCGCGTCTTGATTACCCGAATCGCTGGGATTGTCCTTTAAAGCCGAGACATACAGTCAAACTCTTGCTTTTGATAGTCAGTTACTAGTTTTACAACTAATAATACTAACTAGCATAAATAGAGATCTCATACTAAACCTCGGTATTAACCGTATCatcacatttcccatcctgaaCACGTTTTATTCAGAGAGTCTACCCACCTTGGGGTGCTGCTCGTGCAGGCTTTCAGCTCGGCCCGTGTTGCTCTGCAGGGCGTTCGGATTGGGCAGCTCCTCCTGCAGCAGGTTGAGCTGTAGAGGACTGCTGGACCTGGAACTGGAAAAGAGCGCCGTGGGCTGAGCACCATCCACGTCCTCTTCTGGCCACGGGGACGAGACGGGTGAAGACAGCAACGCTCCAGAGGGCATCGAGCTCGGGCCAGTCTGAGGAGGTGGATTGTCCATCAGGGACGTGAAGGAAGGATGAGgaaatggaggaggaggaggcactAATCCAGGTGGAGTTACACTGTGTACACCTGGCATGCCCGGTACCGGCTGCGGATAGATGGTGTAGTTCGCAGGGTAGGGCACGATGACGGCCATGACGGGGGACATGAAAGGATTCATGACCTGCATGACCGGCTGCGTCTGTTCGGGTTGCACCGCCACAGGCAGGCCGTGTGGCTGAACGGGACCAGGATGAGGTGGGACGGGATAGTAAGGGGGCTGGACGGGCATCAGCACAGGTGAGAAAAAGTTGGGTTTGGGTCGGGACGATTCGGACAAGGAGTTATCGGGAGCGGTTGAGGTCGTCGGCAGGAAGTGTCCAGGCCGCGAGCCATCACTGTCGGACGAGGCCTGAGGCTTTGCGCGCTTATGTCTGGGTTTGCCTGAGCAGGATCTGTTCCAATCACCCGTGCTCAGGGGCTTCATGACACAATCGCCtacgagagaaagagacataTTGTCGTGGGGttagcatgattttttttttatactgtgaaTATTGCTTTCTTTTTGAATGAAGAAACTCATTACTTTGTTGAGGATTTTTCGACattaacatatttaacatttaatacgTAGGGAAACTTTTCCTAGCTTTGGCCTATATAGCAACAGTAACTAAGCATGGTTTGGGCGGGGCTTGGGATTGGTCAACTATCAATCCCGCTGTAAGGGCTGGATTTAGCACATTTTCTCTCATGGCTTTGCATCATAGTAGCCTAAAACCTAATGAACAACGCGAGAAACATCCTAATTCTCGTAATAAATCAATAACTGCACACGTTCGTGTATAAATCAATTCTGAACATCCAAACACCTCTGTGGTTGGAGTGCGCCATGCTGCTGTTGTCCTGCTGGAGGTAGGAGCTATACGGGCTCTCCAGGATGCGATGTCTGAAGCGATCAACGTACTCTTGCTCCTCCTTCTGCGTGTGTGCGGACAGCACCTCCTTAGTCA
This region includes:
- the uts2b gene encoding prepro-urotensin II-beta, which produces MLCKAVLSCALLLAALEPLLTHSAGMPYTGPVSEEEQVLSPDEMSYSEQAFLSQGSAGIGFPSFLAGDNIREALRTAGFVPRQVVKEALTEKPWLDPLSRFLGGRKQYRKRGGNSECFWKYCV